The following coding sequences are from one Pirellulales bacterium window:
- the rpe gene encoding ribulose-phosphate 3-epimerase, translating into MPGILPSLLMCDFGHLADEVARVEAAGVPALHLDVMDGLFVDNISYGFVVVETVRKMTQLPIETHLMIDRPERYVERFVKAGADLVTIHVEATKDAAAVLQQIRACGAAAGLAFNPPTPVSAIEHCLPHCDSVLVMSVNPGYGGQAFEPVALEKLRALRDRPGTVPLLEIDGGIHGETIAAAAAAGAQLYSVGSGIFHAKDYRAAIGGLQEKARVAVRKN; encoded by the coding sequence GTGCCGGGCATACTGCCGTCGCTGCTGATGTGCGACTTCGGCCATTTAGCCGATGAGGTGGCGCGCGTCGAAGCGGCGGGAGTTCCGGCGCTGCACTTGGACGTGATGGACGGGCTGTTCGTCGACAATATTTCGTACGGCTTCGTGGTGGTCGAGACGGTGCGGAAGATGACGCAGTTGCCGATCGAGACGCACCTGATGATCGATCGGCCCGAGCGGTACGTCGAACGCTTTGTGAAGGCGGGCGCCGACCTGGTGACGATCCACGTTGAGGCTACGAAGGACGCCGCGGCGGTGCTGCAACAGATTCGCGCTTGCGGCGCGGCGGCCGGATTGGCGTTCAATCCGCCGACGCCTGTTTCGGCGATCGAGCACTGCCTGCCGCACTGCGACTCGGTGCTGGTAATGAGTGTGAACCCTGGTTACGGAGGACAGGCGTTCGAGCCGGTGGCCTTGGAAAAGCTTCGCGCGCTGCGCGATCGACCAGGAACAGTGCCGCTGTTGGAGATCGACGGCGGAATTCACGGCGAAACGATCGCTGCGGCGGCGGCGGCCGGCGCGCAGCTGTATTCCGTGGGGTCGGGAATCTTTCACGCGAAGGATTATCGCGCCGCCATCGGCGGCCTGCAGGAGAAGGCACGGGTCGCGGTGCGCAAGAATTGA